One Tessaracoccus lacteus DNA window includes the following coding sequences:
- a CDS encoding helicase-related protein, producing the protein MTAFAAGSLVAARGREWVVLPDSSDDFLVLRPLGGTDDDIAGVLPAIEHVTPATFPAPSPDDLGDHQSARLLRSALQIGFRSSAGPFRSLAAIAVEPRAYQLVPLLMALRQDTVRLLIADDVGIGKTVEASLIATELLTVGDARGLVVLCSPALAEQWADELLTKFGLEAELVLASTVRRLERQCIAGDSIFERFPVTVVSTDFIKSDRRRNEFLRTCPDLVIVDEAHTCVADGGLAGKARTQRYDLVRDLAARPDRHLLLVTATPHSGKDATFRNLIGLLDPQLADIDLEQPRGRELLARHFVQRRRADIRQFLDENTPFPSDRLSKEAAYDLSPAYRDLFDDVLAYARETVRNAQGALERRVSWWSVLALLRALASSPRAAAQTLATRSAALAGESAGEADALGRATVLDAADDEALESADVTPGADQAAGSGSAQQRRLRGFLDRARKLEGTGDRKLDAITAQVKELLADGYAPIVFCRFIDTAEYVAEHLRKKLGKGTTVGAVTGTLPPAERVARIAELTASEGPTVLVATDCLSEGVNLQEQFQAVVHYDLAWNPTRHEQREGRVDRFGQRRDVVRTVTLYGRDNHIDGIVLDVLLRKHLAIRKATGVSVPVPDNSDAVLEALMEGLILRGDDHRQDTLDIEYQQKTDELDREWQSAAEREKASRTKFAQRSIHPDEVQAEVTEIRAHLGTHADVRSFTETALRELKSTLTPQQSGFTATTAPLPAGLLDALPPGRGAGLQFVDDFPVARGENVLHRTDDAVEAIATFVLESALDSGLPEEARPARRCAVVRTTAVEVRTTLLLVRYRFHLTLPSRAGDRTAVAEDVATLAFTTAGGQLNWLDESAVEELLEAQPTGNVPNPRPFLDSALAKLPELQPHLEQHGADLAERIRASHRRVRAASGSTVRGLGVRADNPPDVLGVYVFVPVPKG; encoded by the coding sequence GTGACAGCATTCGCAGCCGGAAGCCTGGTCGCTGCGCGAGGACGAGAGTGGGTGGTGCTGCCGGACAGTTCGGACGACTTCCTGGTGCTCCGACCGCTGGGCGGCACCGACGACGACATCGCCGGGGTGTTGCCCGCCATCGAGCACGTCACCCCGGCGACCTTCCCCGCGCCCAGCCCTGACGACCTGGGCGACCACCAGAGCGCCCGCCTTCTCCGCAGTGCGCTCCAGATCGGCTTCCGGTCCAGCGCCGGCCCGTTCCGGTCGCTCGCCGCGATCGCCGTCGAGCCCCGCGCCTACCAACTCGTCCCCCTCCTCATGGCACTGCGGCAGGACACCGTTCGACTCCTCATCGCCGACGACGTCGGCATCGGCAAGACCGTCGAGGCCTCCCTGATCGCGACCGAGCTGCTCACCGTCGGTGACGCCCGCGGCCTCGTTGTTCTCTGCAGCCCCGCGCTCGCCGAGCAGTGGGCCGACGAGCTGCTCACCAAGTTCGGGCTGGAGGCCGAACTCGTCCTCGCCAGCACCGTCCGCCGACTGGAGCGTCAGTGCATCGCGGGCGACTCGATCTTCGAGCGATTCCCCGTCACGGTCGTCTCCACCGACTTCATCAAGTCGGACCGCCGCCGCAACGAGTTCCTCCGCACCTGCCCGGACCTGGTCATCGTCGACGAGGCGCACACCTGCGTCGCCGACGGCGGTCTGGCAGGGAAGGCACGGACCCAGCGCTACGACCTGGTCCGCGACCTCGCCGCAAGGCCGGACCGTCACCTTCTGCTGGTGACCGCGACCCCACACAGCGGCAAGGACGCCACGTTCCGCAATCTCATCGGCCTCCTGGATCCCCAGCTCGCGGACATCGACCTCGAGCAGCCCCGCGGGCGCGAGCTCCTCGCGCGCCATTTCGTGCAGCGCCGCCGCGCCGACATCAGGCAGTTCCTCGACGAGAACACCCCCTTCCCGTCCGACCGGCTGTCCAAGGAAGCTGCCTACGACCTGTCCCCCGCCTACCGGGACCTGTTCGACGACGTCCTCGCGTACGCCCGGGAGACCGTGCGCAACGCCCAGGGCGCGCTGGAACGTCGCGTCAGCTGGTGGTCGGTGCTCGCCCTCCTGCGTGCCCTGGCTTCGTCCCCCCGGGCCGCCGCCCAGACGCTGGCCACCCGCTCGGCTGCCCTCGCCGGCGAGTCCGCCGGCGAGGCGGACGCCCTGGGCCGCGCAACGGTTCTCGACGCCGCCGACGATGAGGCGCTCGAATCCGCCGACGTCACTCCCGGCGCCGACCAGGCAGCCGGGTCCGGCTCGGCACAGCAGCGCAGGCTCCGCGGATTCCTCGACCGCGCGCGGAAGCTCGAGGGCACGGGCGACCGGAAGTTGGACGCCATCACCGCGCAGGTGAAGGAGCTCCTCGCCGACGGCTACGCGCCCATCGTCTTCTGCCGTTTCATCGACACCGCCGAGTATGTCGCCGAGCACCTGAGGAAGAAGCTCGGCAAGGGCACGACGGTCGGAGCCGTCACCGGCACCCTTCCGCCAGCCGAGCGGGTCGCGCGGATCGCCGAACTGACCGCGAGCGAGGGACCCACGGTCCTCGTGGCCACCGACTGCCTCTCCGAGGGTGTCAACCTGCAGGAGCAGTTCCAGGCCGTCGTGCACTACGACCTGGCCTGGAACCCGACGCGCCACGAACAGCGCGAGGGCCGCGTCGACCGGTTCGGGCAGCGCAGGGATGTGGTGCGCACCGTGACCCTCTACGGCCGCGACAACCACATCGACGGCATCGTCCTCGATGTCCTGCTCCGCAAGCACCTGGCGATCCGCAAGGCGACCGGCGTCTCCGTGCCGGTGCCGGACAACAGCGATGCGGTCCTCGAGGCGCTGATGGAGGGGCTGATCCTCCGCGGCGACGACCACCGCCAGGACACCCTCGACATCGAGTATCAGCAGAAGACCGACGAGCTCGACCGCGAATGGCAGTCCGCCGCCGAGCGCGAGAAGGCCTCCCGCACCAAGTTCGCCCAGCGCTCCATCCACCCCGATGAGGTACAGGCCGAGGTCACGGAGATCCGGGCCCACCTGGGAACCCACGCGGATGTCCGCTCGTTCACGGAGACGGCGCTGCGGGAACTGAAGTCCACGCTCACCCCGCAGCAGTCCGGTTTCACCGCGACCACGGCACCGCTGCCCGCCGGGCTGCTCGACGCCCTGCCGCCCGGCCGCGGGGCGGGCCTCCAGTTCGTCGACGACTTCCCGGTCGCCCGGGGCGAGAACGTTCTGCACCGCACCGACGACGCGGTGGAGGCCATCGCGACCTTCGTGCTGGAGTCCGCCCTCGACTCGGGTCTCCCAGAGGAGGCCCGCCCCGCGCGTCGCTGCGCCGTCGTCCGCACCACCGCCGTCGAGGTCCGAACCACCCTGCTGCTCGTGCGGTACCGGTTCCACCTCACCCTGCCCTCGCGCGCCGGGGACCGCACGGCGGTCGCCGAGGATGTCGCCACCCTCGCCTTCACCACCGCGGGCGGGCAGCTGAACTGGCTCGACGAGTCGGCCGTCGAAGAGCTGCTCGAGGCCCAGCCCACCGGCAACGTCCCCAATCCGCGGCCGTTCCTCGACTCTGCTCTGGCCAAGCTCCCCGAACTACAGCCCCACCTTGAGCAGCACGGCGCGGACCTCGCCGAGCGGATCCGTGCGTCGCACCGCCGGGTCCGCGCCGCGTCGGGCTCGACGGTCCGAGGGCTCGGCGTCCGGGCGGATAACCCGCCGGATGTCCTGGGTGTGTACGTGTTCGTCCCGGTCCCGAAGGGCTGA
- a CDS encoding DEAD/DEAH box helicase — protein sequence MDVFKVRETVIEDYRAFTTSSIDVKDVRLKEHYERELDADRQWPEPWISLNPAFASGGGIDELVRVGLLHPECDPIFRVKQHLEDRGTSPITLHRHQREAIEVAKSGQSYVLTTGTGSGKSLAYIIPIVDHVLRQPKTPGVKAIIVYPMNALANSQRGELEKFLLNGYGEGNEPVTFARYTGQESGEERDRILKDPPDILLTNYVMLELVLTRPDERARLVKAARGLQFLVLDELHTYRGRQGADVSMLVRRVRDACASPNLQCIGTSATMASGGSSLDQRRTVAEVATRIFGAPVAPEHVIGETLTKATTGRDDDVAGLRAAVRSGQLPGDFDGLAASPLAAWIETTFGLATEEGTGQLVRQSPRRLREHAAPALSDLTDEPLINCHEAIQRCLLEGSEVRHLRTGRPLFAFRLHQFISKGDTLYVSLEPEDTRFITSKYQVAVPSAKEKLLYPLAFCRECGQEYAVVRAVTRAGETSYQPRASRDVAEDSAQDGYLYISTTLPWPVDPIAEGRLPDSWVDVDNHPLSTKVRYLPQRVTVDTAGHAVDSGGTPAAFIPAPFTFCLSCQVSYEQTRGRDFSKLATLDAEGRSSAISVLSSSMVRALREVPEDELPKEARKLLTFVDNRQDASLQAGHLNDFVQIAQVRGALFAAMKAQPDGLTHEDVAAHVVKALGLDFADYAASPEAVYAAKARTDRALRELVEYRLYLDLQRGWRITMPNLEQTGLLRVSYESLDDVAADQSLWDSKHPAIRDAADGHREELCRLIVDEFRKVLAVDVDCLTETGFEKIKRQSSQELAGAWSMPGNEQIAPVGTVFAFPSQPGRARQGLHLTGRSALGRYLRRPNQFPSQPDRLTSDEAQQVIQDILSVLCRVGILTEVDSDGRRGYRLRASAIRWKAGDGTTAAADPIRKTLVADTGGRVNAFFRTLYDGVARELRGMSAREHTAQVPPAERETREREFREGSLPLLYCSPTMELGVDISSLNAVGLRNVPPTPANYAQRSGRAGRSGQPALVLTYCATGNSHDQYYFRRPADMVAGSVAAPRLDLTNEALLRSHVQAVWLAETGEKLGSRMTDLLDTEGQAPSLMMQPEKAHAFADPDAIRRAIAHTHSIVAPMLEELRATAWWRENWVEDIVTKAPSNLDKACDRWRKLYRAALADQATQNRIVLESSRSQAAHRAAQARRREAESQLRLLRNEDDESNHSDFYTYRYLASEGFLPGYSFPRLPLAAYIPAVRGAVGKYDGGDYIQRPRFLAIAEFGPGALIYHEGARYEVTRVQVPLSPTGQGVIDTTEARRCSECGYHHDRKPGLDVCENCGNELGSTTYGLMELTTVYTRRRERISSDEEERRRAGYELQTSYRFSERGNRSGSLAAAIVSDDGAQLADLAYGDSAELRVTNRGRRRRKDPSTVGFYLDPVEGKWLSESKGDDAQTDDGEHDPDLARAVRVIPYVRDHRNILVLRLAEALPDDAAATLRYALERGIEATFQLEDSELASEALPDPDHRGRMLFMESAEGGAGVLRRLQAEPGAMALAARTALSIAHFDPDTGEDLSYPESDEERCERACYDCLLSYGNQSDHASIDRHTIRDLLLDLAAGRTISSSSGQARGEHADALMDAADSELERRWIRLLVEGEYKLPDSAQPLLNDAGCRPDFAYSAERVVIFIDGPVHDRPDKAAEDDAVQERLLDAGYTCIRFSHDADWAALVEENGFVFGEGRTA from the coding sequence TTGGACGTTTTCAAAGTGCGCGAGACGGTCATCGAGGACTACCGCGCATTCACCACCTCATCCATCGACGTGAAGGACGTTCGCCTCAAGGAACACTACGAGCGGGAGCTTGACGCGGATCGACAGTGGCCCGAGCCCTGGATCTCCCTCAACCCAGCATTCGCCTCCGGGGGCGGCATTGACGAACTCGTCCGAGTCGGGCTCCTCCACCCGGAATGCGATCCCATCTTCCGCGTGAAGCAGCACCTCGAAGACCGTGGCACCTCTCCCATCACGCTCCACAGGCACCAGCGCGAGGCCATCGAGGTCGCCAAATCGGGCCAGAGCTACGTTCTCACCACGGGAACGGGCTCCGGCAAGTCGCTGGCCTACATCATCCCCATCGTCGATCACGTCCTGCGCCAGCCGAAGACCCCCGGGGTCAAGGCGATCATCGTCTACCCCATGAACGCCCTCGCGAACTCGCAGCGCGGCGAGCTGGAGAAGTTCCTCCTCAACGGCTACGGGGAGGGCAACGAGCCCGTCACCTTCGCCCGCTACACGGGGCAGGAGTCCGGCGAGGAGCGGGATCGCATCCTGAAGGACCCGCCCGACATCCTCCTGACCAACTACGTCATGCTCGAGTTGGTTCTCACGCGCCCGGACGAGCGGGCTCGCCTGGTGAAGGCGGCCCGGGGGCTCCAGTTCCTCGTCCTCGACGAGTTGCACACGTACCGCGGACGCCAGGGTGCCGACGTCTCGATGCTCGTGCGTCGGGTCCGCGACGCCTGCGCATCACCGAACCTCCAGTGCATCGGCACCTCGGCGACGATGGCCAGCGGAGGTTCATCCCTCGATCAACGCCGCACCGTCGCGGAGGTCGCCACACGAATCTTCGGCGCCCCTGTCGCCCCCGAGCACGTCATCGGCGAGACTCTCACCAAGGCAACCACCGGGCGCGACGACGACGTCGCGGGCCTCCGCGCCGCCGTCCGGTCCGGTCAGCTCCCCGGCGACTTCGACGGGTTGGCGGCCTCACCGCTTGCGGCCTGGATCGAGACCACGTTCGGACTCGCCACCGAGGAGGGCACCGGCCAGCTCGTCCGCCAGAGCCCCCGACGACTCAGGGAGCACGCAGCACCCGCACTCTCCGACCTCACCGACGAGCCGTTGATCAACTGCCATGAGGCGATTCAGCGCTGCCTCCTCGAGGGGTCGGAGGTGCGACACCTGCGCACGGGCCGCCCGCTCTTCGCGTTCCGGCTGCACCAGTTCATCTCCAAGGGCGACACCCTCTACGTGTCCCTGGAGCCCGAGGACACCCGCTTCATCACGTCGAAGTACCAGGTCGCGGTGCCGTCGGCGAAGGAGAAGCTGCTCTACCCGCTGGCCTTCTGCCGCGAATGCGGTCAGGAGTACGCCGTGGTCCGCGCCGTGACTCGTGCCGGCGAGACCAGCTACCAGCCTCGCGCCTCCCGGGACGTGGCCGAAGACTCCGCGCAGGACGGCTACCTCTACATCTCCACCACGCTCCCCTGGCCAGTCGACCCAATCGCCGAGGGACGGCTCCCGGACTCCTGGGTCGACGTCGACAACCACCCCCTCTCCACGAAGGTGAGGTATCTGCCGCAGCGGGTCACCGTCGACACCGCCGGCCATGCAGTCGACTCGGGCGGCACACCGGCCGCGTTCATCCCTGCCCCGTTCACGTTCTGCCTGTCCTGCCAGGTCAGCTACGAACAGACCCGCGGCCGCGACTTCTCGAAGCTCGCCACCCTCGACGCCGAGGGCCGGAGCTCCGCCATCTCTGTTCTCTCCTCCAGCATGGTGCGTGCCCTGCGGGAAGTGCCCGAGGACGAGCTGCCGAAGGAGGCGCGCAAGCTCCTCACCTTCGTCGACAACCGACAGGACGCCAGCCTGCAGGCCGGTCACCTCAACGACTTCGTCCAGATCGCCCAGGTCCGCGGCGCGCTGTTCGCCGCCATGAAGGCACAGCCCGATGGCTTGACCCACGAGGACGTCGCCGCGCACGTGGTCAAGGCGCTCGGCCTCGACTTCGCCGACTATGCGGCCTCACCCGAGGCCGTCTACGCCGCGAAGGCCCGCACCGACCGCGCCCTGCGCGAGCTCGTCGAGTACCGCCTCTACCTGGACCTGCAACGCGGCTGGCGCATCACCATGCCCAACCTCGAGCAGACCGGGCTGCTGCGTGTCAGCTACGAGTCCCTTGACGACGTGGCCGCCGACCAGAGCCTCTGGGACTCGAAGCACCCCGCGATTCGAGATGCCGCCGACGGTCACCGCGAGGAGCTCTGCCGACTCATCGTGGACGAGTTCCGCAAGGTACTCGCCGTCGACGTCGACTGCCTCACCGAGACGGGCTTCGAGAAGATCAAGCGCCAGTCGTCCCAGGAGCTCGCCGGGGCCTGGAGCATGCCGGGCAACGAGCAAATAGCCCCGGTGGGCACCGTGTTTGCCTTCCCCTCTCAGCCCGGCCGCGCGCGCCAAGGGCTCCACCTCACAGGGCGCTCGGCACTCGGCCGCTACCTCCGACGGCCGAACCAGTTCCCCTCCCAGCCTGATCGGCTCACCAGCGACGAGGCCCAGCAGGTCATCCAGGACATCCTCTCCGTCCTGTGCCGCGTCGGGATCCTCACGGAAGTGGACAGCGACGGACGACGGGGCTACCGGCTCCGAGCCTCCGCCATTCGCTGGAAGGCCGGCGACGGGACCACCGCCGCGGCCGACCCGATCCGCAAGACCCTGGTGGCCGACACCGGCGGACGGGTCAACGCATTCTTCAGAACCCTGTACGACGGAGTCGCACGCGAGCTGCGCGGCATGTCCGCCAGAGAGCACACCGCACAGGTTCCACCCGCGGAGCGGGAGACCCGCGAGCGGGAGTTCCGAGAGGGATCGCTTCCGCTGCTCTACTGCTCCCCGACGATGGAGCTGGGCGTCGACATCTCCAGCCTCAACGCCGTCGGCCTGCGCAACGTGCCCCCGACCCCGGCGAACTACGCGCAGCGCTCCGGCCGCGCCGGGCGCTCCGGCCAACCCGCGCTCGTGCTGACCTACTGCGCCACCGGCAACTCGCACGACCAGTACTACTTCCGTCGCCCTGCCGACATGGTCGCGGGATCCGTGGCCGCACCCCGACTCGATCTGACGAACGAAGCGCTCCTCCGCAGCCACGTCCAGGCCGTGTGGCTCGCCGAGACCGGGGAGAAGCTCGGCTCAAGGATGACCGACCTCCTCGACACCGAGGGCCAGGCCCCGTCACTCATGATGCAGCCTGAGAAGGCCCACGCCTTCGCGGATCCCGACGCCATCCGACGCGCGATCGCGCACACCCACAGCATCGTCGCCCCGATGCTCGAGGAACTGCGCGCCACCGCATGGTGGCGGGAGAACTGGGTCGAGGACATCGTCACCAAGGCCCCCAGCAACCTCGACAAGGCCTGCGACCGGTGGCGCAAGCTCTACCGGGCGGCGCTCGCGGACCAGGCCACCCAGAACCGCATCGTGCTGGAGAGCAGCCGCTCCCAGGCCGCGCATCGGGCGGCCCAGGCCCGGCGCCGGGAGGCCGAGAGCCAGCTGCGCCTCCTGCGCAACGAGGACGACGAGTCGAACCACTCCGACTTCTACACCTACCGCTACCTGGCCTCGGAGGGTTTCCTGCCCGGCTACAGCTTCCCGCGTCTACCGCTCGCCGCGTACATCCCCGCGGTCCGCGGAGCGGTCGGGAAGTACGACGGCGGCGACTACATCCAGCGTCCGCGCTTCCTGGCGATCGCCGAGTTCGGACCCGGGGCCCTGATCTACCACGAGGGCGCCCGGTACGAGGTCACCCGCGTCCAGGTCCCGCTGTCCCCGACCGGCCAGGGAGTGATCGACACCACCGAGGCTCGCCGATGCAGCGAGTGCGGATACCACCACGACCGGAAGCCCGGGCTCGACGTCTGCGAGAACTGCGGCAACGAGCTGGGATCCACCACCTACGGCCTGATGGAACTCACCACCGTCTACACCAGGCGCCGCGAGCGCATCTCCTCCGACGAGGAGGAGCGACGTCGCGCTGGCTACGAGCTGCAGACCTCCTACCGGTTCAGCGAGCGCGGCAACCGCTCCGGCAGCCTGGCTGCAGCGATCGTCTCCGACGACGGGGCACAACTGGCGGACCTTGCATACGGGGACTCCGCCGAACTCCGCGTCACCAACCGTGGGCGCCGCCGCCGCAAGGACCCCAGCACAGTCGGCTTCTACCTGGACCCCGTCGAGGGAAAGTGGCTCTCCGAGTCCAAGGGTGACGACGCCCAGACCGACGACGGCGAGCACGACCCCGACCTTGCCAGGGCAGTCCGTGTCATTCCCTACGTCCGGGACCACCGCAACATCCTGGTTCTCCGCCTCGCCGAGGCGCTCCCAGATGACGCCGCAGCCACCCTCCGCTACGCCCTCGAACGGGGCATCGAGGCCACCTTCCAGCTCGAGGATTCGGAGCTGGCCAGCGAGGCCCTGCCCGACCCGGATCACCGCGGCCGGATGCTGTTCATGGAGTCCGCAGAAGGAGGGGCGGGCGTCCTGCGCCGGCTGCAGGCCGAGCCGGGCGCCATGGCGCTGGCTGCCCGCACGGCCCTCAGCATCGCCCACTTCGACCCCGACACCGGTGAGGACCTCAGCTACCCGGAGTCCGACGAAGAGCGGTGTGAGCGCGCCTGCTACGACTGCCTGCTGTCCTACGGCAACCAGAGCGACCACGCGTCCATCGACAGGCACACGATTCGCGATCTGCTCCTCGACCTCGCCGCAGGCAGGACCATCTCGTCCTCGTCCGGACAGGCCCGCGGGGAGCACGCCGATGCTCTGATGGACGCCGCGGACTCCGAGCTGGAGCGCCGATGGATCCGTCTGCTGGTCGAAGGCGAGTACAAGCTCCCCGACTCGGCACAGCCACTCCTCAACGATGCCGGGTGCCGCCCAGACTTCGCCTACTCCGCCGAGCGGGTGGTCATCTTCATCGACGGCCCCGTGCACGACCGCCCGGACAAGGCCGCAGAGGACGATGCCGTCCAGGAACGCCTGCTGGACGCCGGCTACACCTGTATCAGGTTCAGTCATGACGCAGACTGGGCAGCACTGGTGGAGGAGAACGGCTTCGTCTTCGGAGAGGGAAGAACGGCGTGA